A region of the Ranitomeya imitator isolate aRanImi1 chromosome 5, aRanImi1.pri, whole genome shotgun sequence genome:
tgtcccgtaatgtttattgcttattatctagaatggtatttattgcctttttctgatgtctttctgtggttagatgtcaccagatggtgtttttttggatcatgtcttcttgcaattgtaaagtatggcgttcattattttgctatttcattgtccttttttgtgcctgtaatgtttttttGGAAAGTTTTGATATGTAAAAatttggacataggtgtctatttttgcttgattttgcttgggtctattcttgtatagtttcttctattgtcttctcttgcaatgtatggcgttgtggtgtcgctttctgattttgcattgtcctatcagtcaacagtcaattgtggttgtttaaatttttgggcctattttattgtatgtgccataGTTAGGtttggatgtgattttttttcccattttttcatgGCAGAACAAACTTGCAAGAATGGCGAGTGATTCTGAACAtagccaatcggcgcaggggagtgcggtgagtaattatgtccatttgcttactattcgctgtcatttgtagtattgaaaataatttctttatacaatttttacaggcttcttcaagtgagggggaaggcagtcagcgggagcagcgaggtcagggccaaggtgtggcgtcaggacggcgagtgagtatttttttttaacaatttttttatttttttgagtagcatcctgctgtGCCGAACATTAcatttgagtagcatcctgctttcactagggatgtttagtaagcttacattataacttttcagggtagcaagtattgggggaaggtaacaaaggtgaaactttcagaacaaaaacattccaaaatacaggtgtagaaaccatcaatatacatatatcaaatggcaaaggatagggccaaggtacatatcatgacaggtgctggtggttgttaatatttgcatatttctAACCTTTTTGGTTTGtaattttttctaggtttcacaacgggaccaaggaGTAATTGACGTGGAGCTCCTGATCtccagcatccaggagcgtggcccgttgtgggacagccgtgactcccggcacatggaccaggtggtgttgaggcgtttgtgggtagaggtggcaaagtcgctgtgggagggctttgacattgctccagccaaggacaaagccaactttggtgagtattgctgatacgcagtgctgatacgctgctatgacccatctttccaggataaacacaaccgtgtgtgatgcaatcaACGCCTAAagtttgcatcgcacacggttgttttatccttttaaaatgctaaatatgtaaccttttttttttctttgcattcacagttaaaaggttgaggatcagatggcgatccatgaaggaccgtttcaataaggggatccgggctgaggaggagcgatcaaagagtggtgctgctgcggccaagtctgtgccatACAAATACAGCAAGGctttacagttcttaagaccggtccttggccgccgacagtaagtattttgtccacaaaccatattgcacagccacattacattgcccagccacatagcctactgcacagccacatagtacattgcccagccacgtacattgtgcatccacatagtatattggcagggcactatatcgcagccacatagtacacgttctagccacgtatccacatagtatatttcccaggcacatagtgtattggccatccatgtagtcagcgtaacatattggccatccacgtaaattTATCTCTAGTGAAATGGTATATAGGCCATTAGTtattttttgggttaagcgtgagtccttgtagtccatgacaggttaagttctgagtcagggtagttctgatcgcaggaataatgatgaagtcttgatcacatgatcctaacgtcatggtcgttcctgcaatcagatcagcgaaatcactgtgtattttttttttatcttgacattaaattttatactatttttgcggcataggcagcgtcaagaAAGAGTTTTagattccaaatttttttttacccacagtggtatgcggtcaaaaggctttggcagcgggaatgtccatgattgttatcgtcagccataacggtcagctggcgataacaatcagcaatttattataggccacacagactgagagacagaggatttgtattgttgtgtaatgtaatgttacttttattccaggagttggcgtatgggataggttgaagactaatttttccattatctttccacaggacacacagcagcaccctcgagagagctcgccccgcaggagcggaccttcatgaatcgccatctgacccatcacagccctcccacagcgacagcaggcttgcaccgccatctggagaaccggcagccggtacatcaggtgttcccctgcccgaggcctctggcgcaccttcgtttgggaattcccgacagcgccagcgggcctcggacaggccagccatgcccaaatttttgcatttgagcacggttttccagaactgtttcaaggcattgagcgataaaatggacactcgtctgtccaatatcgaccggcgccttgaaactatggaatccgagctctcgagtccggccaaacatttctttagtaccattgctaagggcatggtggaacaccttacgccggaactccagatttcggtaatgcaggcctgcaacactacCTACGTGAGAGCTctccagcaggctcgggtcatgcagtcagcgacaatgcctgtagtgccgtcgctggcaagcatgactccgactcctgctggagagccactccagccaccccaccgtggtccacgtgccgagcgacgccaccacaggcaccatagcatagtgccgccgactcctgctcctgccatgccctcatcctcccgtaggcgtcattCTGTGGGAGCTGCCGTGGGAGCA
Encoded here:
- the LOC138637707 gene encoding uncharacterized protein encodes the protein MASDSEHSQSAQGSAASSSEGEGSQREQRGQGQGVASGRRVSQRDQGVIDVELLISSIQERGPLWDSRDSRHMDQVVLRRLWVEVAKSLWEGFDIAPAKDKANFVKRLRIRWRSMKDRFNKGIRAEEERSKSGAAAAKSVPYKYSKALQFLRPVLGRRQTHSSTLERARPAGADLHESPSDPSQPSHSDSRLAPPSGEPAAGTSGVPLPEASGAPSFGNSRQRQRASDRPAMPKFLHLSTVFQNCFKALSDKMDTRLSNIDRRLETMESELSSPAKHFFSTIAKGMVEHLTPELQISVMQACNTTYVRALQQARVMQSATMPVVPSLDIILLFAIILLFIIILPFLSPFQTRHIPFPHGGTG